The Sediminispirochaeta smaragdinae DSM 11293 genome has a segment encoding these proteins:
- a CDS encoding amino acid ABC transporter ATP-binding protein — translation MTDLYLNIRSVSKYFGELAAVRDVSLQVKKGEVISIIGPSGSGKSTLLRCINQLEIIDSGEIAIEDDVIIASDADGQRIRLPERQVRRGLKKLGMVFQHFNLFPHKSVLGNLIEAPMMVNKMRRNEIEPYARELLSKVGLADKADAYPNRLSGGQKQRVAIARALAMRPDVLLCDEPTSALDPELVGEVLSVLRQLANEDMTMLVVTHEMGFARDVCDRVVFMDQGQIIEDADPEKLFSNPDHPRIKAFLRKILQDEAAQ, via the coding sequence ATGACTGATTTGTATCTCAATATTCGCTCGGTTTCCAAATACTTCGGAGAACTTGCGGCGGTTCGGGACGTCTCGCTTCAGGTAAAAAAAGGTGAAGTGATCTCGATCATCGGGCCTTCCGGATCGGGGAAGAGCACCCTGCTGCGCTGTATCAATCAACTGGAGATCATCGATTCCGGTGAAATCGCCATCGAGGATGATGTGATCATCGCTTCCGATGCCGATGGCCAGCGTATCAGGCTTCCCGAACGTCAAGTACGACGGGGTTTAAAAAAACTCGGCATGGTCTTTCAGCACTTCAACCTCTTTCCCCACAAGTCGGTACTGGGAAACCTCATTGAGGCCCCCATGATGGTGAACAAAATGCGAAGGAATGAGATCGAGCCTTATGCCCGTGAACTGCTTTCGAAGGTCGGACTTGCAGACAAGGCCGATGCGTATCCCAATCGCCTTTCGGGAGGGCAGAAACAACGGGTGGCCATCGCAAGGGCCCTTGCGATGAGGCCGGATGTTCTTCTTTGCGACGAGCCGACCAGTGCCCTTGATCCCGAGCTTGTGGGAGAGGTCTTGTCGGTCCTGCGGCAGCTCGCGAATGAAGATATGACCATGTTGGTGGTAACCCACGAGATGGGCTTTGCCCGTGATGTATGCGACCGGGTCGTCTTTATGGATCAGGGACAAATCATCGAGGATGCGGACCCTGAAAAGTTATTTTCCAATCCCGACCATCCCCGAATCAAAGCATTCTTACGAAAAATCCTGCAGGACGAAGCGGCTCAATAA
- a CDS encoding FG-GAP repeat protein: MKRNFFVKACFFLAVFVSILLSACSSGSSSSSSPETGAISPKRVSISGLEASEHLGYSLAIYGDTAVVGSGAQIGSVYILTKAANGTWQQEEKLTSGASTTDYFGCSVAAYEDTIVIGASDYGDASMDGAVFVYTKSGGSWVQEAVLSGSDTTGGDYFGTSVGIYDDTIVVGAWGDGDKKGAAYVFSKASGGTWSQTAKLTASDGVAKDRFGVAAAIYDGTIAVSSFYDDDNNEKDSGSVYIFTGTSGTWSQSEKLTAEDDATAYAYFGNAISIYGDTMAIGSRNGDRAYIFTKNNGSWSRQAKLVPDGGTVSDFGKSICLYDDSLIVGACTDSVSNPGSIYLFTRSGSNWNQDAYFTESAGKFAFSVALYDGAALIGASGDDEAAQDAGAVFYYNE; this comes from the coding sequence ATGAAGAGGAATTTCTTTGTAAAAGCCTGTTTTTTTCTTGCCGTTTTTGTTTCGATTCTACTGAGTGCCTGCTCATCAGGCTCCAGTTCTTCATCGTCACCGGAAACCGGAGCTATCAGCCCGAAACGAGTAAGTATTTCAGGCCTTGAGGCAAGCGAGCATCTCGGCTATTCCCTGGCAATCTATGGTGATACTGCCGTTGTCGGAAGTGGAGCACAAATTGGTTCGGTCTACATTCTTACAAAAGCAGCCAATGGTACGTGGCAGCAGGAGGAGAAATTAACCAGTGGTGCAAGCACCACCGACTATTTTGGCTGCTCCGTTGCCGCCTATGAGGATACCATCGTCATAGGTGCCAGCGACTATGGTGATGCTTCTATGGATGGAGCCGTTTTTGTTTATACCAAAAGTGGGGGCTCCTGGGTACAGGAAGCCGTACTATCAGGAAGTGATACCACCGGTGGAGACTACTTTGGAACCTCTGTGGGGATATATGACGACACAATCGTGGTCGGCGCCTGGGGCGACGGTGATAAGAAAGGGGCGGCGTATGTCTTTTCTAAGGCTTCCGGCGGTACCTGGTCCCAGACTGCCAAATTGACGGCAAGCGACGGCGTTGCAAAAGATAGGTTTGGGGTTGCGGCGGCGATCTACGACGGAACCATTGCCGTTTCTTCTTTCTATGATGATGATAACAATGAGAAAGATTCCGGCTCGGTCTATATATTTACCGGCACTTCCGGTACATGGTCTCAGAGTGAGAAATTGACGGCGGAAGACGATGCCACGGCCTATGCATACTTTGGAAATGCAATTTCGATCTACGGTGATACCATGGCCATCGGTTCGCGTAATGGGGATAGAGCATACATCTTTACCAAAAATAACGGTTCATGGAGCCGGCAGGCAAAACTGGTACCGGACGGCGGCACTGTTTCAGATTTCGGGAAGTCAATCTGCCTATATGACGACTCCCTCATTGTTGGTGCCTGTACAGACAGCGTGAGCAATCCCGGTTCCATCTATCTCTTCACGAGAAGCGGCAGTAATTGGAATCAGGATGCCTATTTTACCGAATCTGCCGGTAAATTTGCCTTTTCTGTTGCCCTGTACGATGGCGCTGCGTTGATAGGAGCTTCCGGTGATGACGAAGCCGCCCAAGATGCGGGAGCGGTCTTTTACTATAATGAGTAA
- a CDS encoding aldo/keto reductase, whose amino-acid sequence MAYIGETIPKLGFGLMRLPMIGEEVDIEQTKQMVDLFLERGFTYFDTAYGYLNGKSEEAAKEALVDRYPRERFQLATKLPAWAGAKNAEEAQNMFWTSLERTGAGYFDFYLLHNLGDKRTQVFDDYGIWDFLAEQKHKGRIKHLGFSFHDKAAVLDEVLKKHPDMEFVQLQINYADWESPSIESRKCYEVARKHNKPIIIMEPVKGGSLATLPEAAASVFTKANPKVSLSSWAIRYAASLEGLITVLSGMSTIGQMEDNLSSMESFQPLSSKEREIVAAVQGVLQDIPSIPCTDCRYCVEGCPQNIVIPQIFRAMNTYLVYKNLDGAKGSYMWETRDGGKASECIECGSCEAACPQHISIIAELKKAGTLLEV is encoded by the coding sequence ATGGCATATATAGGAGAAACAATTCCAAAACTCGGGTTTGGCCTGATGCGGCTGCCCATGATCGGAGAAGAAGTCGACATCGAGCAAACAAAACAGATGGTCGATCTATTTCTGGAGAGAGGGTTTACCTATTTCGACACGGCATACGGTTATCTGAACGGCAAATCGGAGGAGGCCGCAAAAGAGGCTCTGGTCGACCGATATCCACGGGAGCGGTTTCAGCTTGCGACAAAGCTTCCGGCCTGGGCCGGAGCAAAGAATGCGGAGGAAGCCCAAAATATGTTTTGGACCTCACTGGAACGAACGGGCGCGGGCTATTTTGACTTCTATCTCCTCCATAATCTGGGGGACAAGAGGACACAGGTCTTCGACGACTATGGGATATGGGACTTCCTTGCCGAACAGAAGCATAAAGGACGTATCAAGCATCTCGGTTTTTCCTTCCACGATAAAGCGGCCGTATTGGACGAAGTGCTGAAAAAACATCCGGATATGGAATTTGTGCAGCTTCAGATAAACTATGCGGATTGGGAAAGTCCCTCGATCGAATCACGGAAATGCTATGAGGTTGCACGAAAGCACAATAAACCGATTATCATCATGGAACCGGTAAAGGGAGGATCTCTGGCGACGCTCCCGGAAGCGGCTGCCTCGGTTTTTACGAAAGCAAATCCTAAGGTATCGCTATCGTCCTGGGCGATTCGCTATGCTGCATCTCTGGAGGGCCTGATAACCGTTCTCAGCGGCATGTCCACCATTGGTCAGATGGAGGACAACCTATCGTCTATGGAATCCTTTCAGCCCCTTTCTTCCAAGGAACGAGAGATTGTCGCCGCTGTACAGGGAGTATTACAGGATATTCCAAGTATACCCTGTACCGATTGCCGTTACTGTGTGGAGGGTTGTCCTCAGAATATTGTGATTCCGCAAATCTTCCGTGCCATGAACACCTACCTGGTCTACAAGAACCTGGACGGAGCAAAGGGAAGCTACATGTGGGAAACCAGGGACGGGGGAAAGGCATCAGAGTGCATCGAGTGCGGCAGCTGCGAGGCCGCCTGTCCGCAGCATATTTCGATCATAGCGGAGCTAAAAAAAGCCGGAACGTTATTAGAGGTATAA
- a CDS encoding amino acid ABC transporter substrate-binding protein: MKRIFWFSLILLISSGALLFAGGDKESSSDIDAIRDKGVLVVGLDDSFPPMGFRDESNEIVGFDIDLAKEAAKRLGVKVEFKPVDWDGVILSLNKGDIDVVWNGMSITESRMEKINFSKPYLDNRQIIVVPKGSAIKEKSDLVGKVVGLQMGSSSEVALNNYAEVAASLGDVKKYSNNVEALLDLAAGRTDAVIVDEIVGRYYISKRPGIYQVIGDDFGSETYGVGIRKSDVKLKQELDKVLDEMKADGSADEISQKWFGEAIVKQ, from the coding sequence ATGAAACGAATCTTCTGGTTCTCATTAATACTGCTGATCAGCTCCGGCGCCCTTCTTTTTGCCGGAGGAGACAAAGAATCGTCATCCGATATCGATGCAATTCGCGATAAGGGTGTGCTTGTCGTCGGTCTTGACGACAGTTTTCCACCCATGGGTTTTCGCGACGAATCCAATGAAATTGTGGGCTTCGATATCGATCTTGCAAAAGAGGCTGCAAAGCGACTTGGGGTAAAGGTCGAGTTCAAGCCTGTGGACTGGGACGGGGTTATCCTGAGCCTCAACAAGGGTGATATCGACGTGGTATGGAATGGTATGTCCATTACCGAAAGCAGGATGGAAAAGATCAACTTTTCCAAGCCGTACCTCGACAATCGCCAGATTATCGTCGTTCCGAAGGGTTCGGCCATTAAAGAAAAATCCGACCTTGTCGGCAAAGTTGTGGGTCTTCAGATGGGTTCATCCAGTGAAGTCGCTCTCAACAACTATGCAGAGGTTGCGGCAAGCTTAGGTGATGTGAAAAAATACTCCAATAACGTGGAAGCGCTTCTCGACCTTGCAGCCGGTCGCACCGATGCTGTTATCGTGGATGAGATTGTCGGGCGTTACTATATCAGCAAGAGGCCTGGAATCTATCAAGTCATTGGCGATGATTTCGGTTCGGAGACCTACGGTGTCGGCATCCGAAAGAGCGATGTCAAGCTGAAACAGGAACTCGACAAGGTGCTTGATGAGATGAAAGCCGACGGCAGCGCCGATGAGATCTCCCAAAAGTGGTTTGGCGAAGCCATCGTAAAGCAGTAA
- a CDS encoding MAC/perforin domain-containing protein codes for MKPIRHLGPAVGVSMLMLLLSLTGCDLLVGSDSDSDSGDSDSGYTIVSTVLGRGYDVFEEYANPEFIKSPILDFNALKNAGMIEKTSLEQTTYETVSGSSSSSYQEDMGVSVDLEGKLKFFSGSLGSSFSSSTLSNSSNQYATVQVRVRKNMYAVKNRSNALILKNFLDSDFEENLNDGEYDPNDLFDNYGTHVMVGVITGARYDYNVAAEESSSNTGESITAYAQASFAKTFGSAAASSSYSEDTETYNAFSSSETSVSAVGGNSAVVASEDGLNNWIDSINDSTVVFSDYAASDALIPIWDLCDDSSRASSIEAAYGDWEETKYDQYVQVDPTPTTGKLRFTLVNFHNFNVMDGMSGDAEWLWQVKLYSALDGTTHKLASRIDKDNSKKVGQGDTYDFGYYSTYYNVPLGDTTNFRLRPYLEEEDGHDLGYNDNVFCDWDGPYCDFTATSDGKITCSSASNSDGTRGWFTTSTGQTSNDSMSLEDGDSEYFYIVMREKDSSNDDKCQFKFKVEWDWND; via the coding sequence ATGAAACCAATTCGACACCTTGGCCCTGCGGTAGGGGTCTCAATGCTTATGTTACTGTTGTCTCTCACCGGTTGTGATTTACTAGTCGGCTCCGATTCGGATTCCGATTCGGGAGACTCAGATTCAGGCTATACAATCGTTTCTACGGTATTGGGACGCGGCTATGATGTGTTTGAGGAATATGCCAATCCCGAATTCATAAAATCACCGATCCTTGATTTTAACGCTCTTAAAAATGCTGGCATGATCGAGAAAACGAGCCTGGAGCAGACCACCTATGAAACCGTTTCAGGTAGCTCTTCATCATCCTATCAGGAAGATATGGGGGTTAGCGTGGACCTGGAAGGAAAGCTCAAATTTTTCTCAGGCTCCCTGGGAAGTTCTTTTTCTTCCAGCACCCTCTCCAACAGCAGTAATCAATACGCAACGGTTCAGGTCAGGGTGAGAAAGAATATGTATGCGGTTAAAAACAGGTCCAACGCTTTGATTCTAAAAAACTTCTTAGACTCCGATTTCGAAGAAAATCTCAACGACGGTGAGTATGATCCAAACGACCTTTTCGACAACTACGGAACCCATGTGATGGTAGGTGTCATCACAGGGGCACGGTACGATTACAACGTAGCGGCAGAGGAATCCTCTTCCAATACCGGAGAGAGTATCACCGCATATGCCCAGGCCTCCTTTGCCAAAACCTTTGGTTCGGCGGCGGCCTCTTCATCCTATTCCGAAGATACCGAAACGTACAATGCCTTCAGCTCGAGCGAAACCAGCGTATCCGCCGTGGGAGGCAACAGTGCGGTGGTTGCCAGCGAAGATGGCTTAAACAACTGGATCGATTCAATAAACGACAGTACTGTCGTCTTCTCCGATTATGCGGCAAGCGACGCCCTTATTCCTATTTGGGACTTGTGTGACGACAGCAGCCGCGCCTCCTCCATCGAGGCGGCATATGGGGATTGGGAAGAGACCAAGTATGATCAGTATGTTCAGGTTGATCCCACACCGACCACCGGAAAGCTGAGATTCACCCTCGTGAACTTTCACAACTTCAATGTCATGGATGGTATGAGCGGTGACGCGGAATGGCTCTGGCAGGTGAAACTCTACTCGGCACTGGACGGGACAACCCATAAACTTGCCAGCCGCATCGATAAGGATAATTCCAAAAAAGTGGGCCAGGGTGACACATATGACTTTGGTTACTACTCGACCTATTACAACGTTCCGCTGGGCGATACCACGAATTTCAGGCTTCGCCCCTACCTGGAAGAGGAAGACGGCCACGATTTAGGCTATAACGACAATGTATTTTGTGACTGGGACGGCCCGTACTGCGATTTTACCGCAACTAGTGATGGAAAAATCACCTGTAGCAGTGCGTCCAACAGCGACGGCACCCGCGGCTGGTTCACCACATCGACGGGGCAAACAAGCAACGATAGTATGAGCCTGGAAGACGGAGACTCTGAGTATTTCTACATCGTGATGCGAGAAAAGGATTCGAGCAACGACGACAAGTGCCAGTTCAAGTTCAAGGTTGAATGGGACTGGAACGACTGA
- a CDS encoding Na+/H+ antiporter NhaC family protein, producing MDKQRVLEFRGGWCLSFVPIAVFFLFCILLFLVYLSYDLHALAMGGFLGLLIGAPLAKDYKQYWDAVIRGISSPNSVTIVVILFVIGMFSQMMKDSSASEGFVWIANTIGMKGGLFVAFTFLATCVISTATGSSIGTMFAAFPIFFASGVALGANPACLAGAITSGCIFGDNLAPISDTTIASASTQTYNDKQKTAEIAGVVASRFKYSLVASIAALIIYLIIGGKGGTIAEDVGTLGDPVKLFMLIPVALLLIVAVVSRNLFKAISVGLVTGIITGLLSGIFTWDSLFASSGELGNHVSGFLPTGVQSIMGTVTLVISVFGIMGVLQAAGALDHLVEAILGSRMGQSVRGTEAAIAIGACLTTAIFGGVTSAAILTFGPVVNEIGNRKGIHPFRRANLLDGFVNSLPVALPFLSVFVFISVALSGVNPVSLAGGLIYPMALFVTLVVAIITGWGLRYEGKNGEELRRPQ from the coding sequence ATGGATAAACAAAGAGTTCTCGAATTCAGGGGCGGATGGTGCCTTTCGTTTGTTCCCATAGCCGTTTTCTTCCTCTTTTGTATTCTCTTGTTCCTGGTATACCTGTCGTACGATCTGCATGCATTGGCCATGGGAGGCTTTCTTGGTCTTTTGATCGGGGCCCCCCTTGCAAAAGATTATAAGCAGTATTGGGATGCGGTCATACGGGGAATTTCAAGTCCCAATTCGGTGACTATTGTCGTTATCCTGTTTGTCATCGGTATGTTTTCACAGATGATGAAAGACAGCAGCGCATCCGAGGGCTTTGTATGGATTGCAAACACGATAGGAATGAAGGGCGGGCTTTTTGTCGCCTTTACCTTTCTGGCGACGTGTGTGATCTCTACGGCAACGGGATCATCCATCGGCACCATGTTCGCGGCATTTCCGATCTTTTTCGCATCGGGAGTCGCACTGGGCGCCAACCCCGCATGTCTTGCCGGGGCCATCACATCGGGATGTATCTTTGGCGACAACCTCGCTCCCATCTCCGATACGACCATTGCCTCAGCATCGACACAGACCTATAACGACAAGCAAAAAACGGCCGAAATCGCTGGTGTCGTGGCAAGCCGATTCAAATACTCATTGGTCGCCTCCATAGCTGCGCTTATCATCTATCTCATAATCGGAGGAAAAGGCGGTACAATTGCCGAAGATGTCGGAACCCTCGGCGACCCCGTAAAACTGTTTATGCTGATTCCCGTTGCCTTGTTACTGATCGTCGCTGTCGTAAGTCGGAATCTTTTTAAGGCAATATCCGTCGGCCTCGTTACGGGGATTATCACCGGTTTGCTCAGCGGCATATTCACCTGGGATAGCCTTTTTGCCTCGTCAGGGGAATTGGGCAATCATGTCTCGGGCTTTTTGCCGACCGGAGTTCAAAGCATAATGGGAACCGTCACGTTGGTCATCTCGGTATTCGGTATTATGGGCGTATTGCAGGCAGCAGGCGCACTTGACCATCTTGTTGAGGCAATTCTCGGAAGCAGAATGGGACAAAGCGTTCGAGGCACCGAGGCGGCAATAGCCATCGGAGCCTGTCTTACCACGGCAATTTTCGGAGGAGTGACAAGTGCCGCAATCCTCACCTTTGGGCCAGTAGTGAATGAGATTGGGAACCGAAAGGGGATTCATCCCTTCCGTCGGGCCAATCTTCTTGACGGCTTCGTCAACAGCCTTCCGGTTGCCCTCCCCTTTCTGAGCGTATTCGTCTTTATCTCAGTCGCCCTTAGTGGAGTGAATCCTGTCTCGCTGGCAGGCGGTCTCATATATCCCATGGCCCTATTCGTCACCCTGGTTGTGGCGATTATTACGGGCTGGGGATTACGTTATGAGGGGAAAAACGGAGAAGAGCTTCGACGGCCGCAGTAG
- a CDS encoding amino acid ABC transporter permease, which produces MDYLLQVTTHLLQGCILTLQLYVVTLLFALPLAIFCALGRVSGPKALDRVLGLYGWIFRGTPLLLQLFFFYYGLTIFGISLSPFLAASLTFVLNYGAYFMEIFRGGIESIDSGQYEAAKALNMNYWQTMRRIILPQAVRVVLPPTTNEAITLVKDTALVVVIGMGELLRSAKEIFTRDFSLTPFAVAAILYLLMTSVVIRFFRYLERRMAYYD; this is translated from the coding sequence TTGGATTATCTCCTTCAGGTAACGACTCATCTTCTGCAGGGGTGTATTCTGACCCTGCAGTTGTATGTCGTTACCCTGCTTTTTGCACTACCCCTGGCAATATTTTGTGCCTTGGGAAGGGTATCGGGTCCCAAAGCCCTTGATCGTGTTTTAGGCCTTTATGGCTGGATATTTCGGGGCACACCGCTATTATTACAGCTTTTTTTCTTCTACTACGGTCTGACCATCTTCGGCATTTCCTTAAGCCCTTTTCTCGCCGCAAGCCTCACATTCGTACTCAACTACGGCGCCTACTTTATGGAAATATTTCGGGGGGGAATCGAAAGTATAGATTCGGGCCAGTATGAGGCGGCAAAGGCATTGAACATGAACTACTGGCAGACGATGCGGCGAATCATCCTTCCCCAAGCTGTTCGCGTGGTACTGCCGCCTACAACAAATGAGGCAATCACCCTGGTCAAGGATACCGCTCTGGTTGTGGTTATCGGAATGGGAGAATTGCTGCGTTCGGCAAAGGAGATATTCACCAGGGACTTCTCCCTGACCCCCTTTGCAGTGGCGGCTATTCTCTATCTGCTTATGACATCGGTGGTGATACGATTTTTCCGCTACCTGGAACGACGGATGGCTTACTATGACTGA
- a CDS encoding acyl-[acyl-carrier-protein] thioesterase has translation MKQVSRYTTEHTVMYSETDARGVLSLPSFFALFQEAALLHAEELGFGETYSKQENLMWVLSRLLLEIDAFPKHRDRIRLSTWPKQPQGPFAIRDYILESEEGTVCARATSSWLLLKLDTMRPIRPQTIFANLSMEGIGLAVEGTAPKISEIDNDSKQEMEVTARYSDLDQNNHVNNTRYVRWFLDCYTPEEITTSGNLHFAINYLQAASYSDKLLLRRYDTESDSSVYGYLEDGTPSFSARIERKSD, from the coding sequence ATGAAACAAGTATCAAGATACACAACAGAACATACCGTGATGTACAGCGAAACCGATGCAAGGGGAGTCTTATCCCTCCCCTCCTTCTTCGCTCTCTTTCAGGAAGCCGCACTCCTTCATGCGGAGGAACTTGGATTTGGAGAGACATACAGTAAACAGGAAAATCTGATGTGGGTGCTTTCGCGCTTACTTCTCGAAATCGATGCATTTCCGAAGCATCGCGATCGGATACGATTAAGCACATGGCCCAAACAGCCCCAGGGGCCCTTTGCCATACGTGATTATATTCTTGAGTCGGAAGAGGGAACGGTTTGCGCCCGCGCGACAAGCTCCTGGCTGCTGTTAAAATTGGATACCATGCGTCCGATACGGCCTCAGACGATTTTCGCCAACCTCTCTATGGAGGGCATTGGTCTTGCCGTAGAGGGAACGGCACCAAAAATTTCGGAAATTGACAACGACAGTAAGCAAGAGATGGAGGTCACAGCGCGTTATTCAGATCTCGATCAGAATAACCATGTAAACAACACCCGTTATGTCCGCTGGTTTCTGGATTGTTACACGCCCGAAGAGATCACTACAAGCGGGAATCTCCATTTTGCCATTAACTACCTGCAGGCGGCATCGTATAGCGACAAGCTACTACTTCGGCGATACGATACCGAATCGGATTCATCGGTTTACGGCTATCTTGAAGACGGCACCCCCTCTTTCTCGGCCCGTATAGAACGAAAAAGTGATTAG
- the ybaK gene encoding Cys-tRNA(Pro) deacylase, with product MMEKTNAMRLLESHGINYSLQSYEVDEENLSAKAAAAKAGLDLDRVFKTLVLRSSSGDIFVCVIPGSCELDLKKAAQVSGSKKADLVPVKEIKQLTGYIRGGCSPIGMKRHYPTFIDESCTLYEAIYVSAGTRGLQVSIAPRDLIHITSSDVADLV from the coding sequence ATGATGGAAAAGACAAATGCCATGCGCCTGCTGGAAAGCCATGGAATCAACTATTCACTCCAAAGCTACGAGGTCGACGAGGAGAACCTGAGTGCCAAGGCAGCCGCGGCCAAGGCTGGTCTTGATCTCGACAGGGTCTTCAAAACTCTTGTTCTGCGCAGTTCTTCCGGTGATATCTTCGTATGCGTCATCCCAGGTTCCTGCGAGTTGGATCTCAAGAAAGCGGCGCAGGTATCCGGATCGAAGAAGGCGGATCTTGTCCCCGTAAAAGAGATAAAGCAGCTCACCGGCTATATTCGGGGAGGCTGTTCCCCGATTGGCATGAAAAGGCACTACCCGACCTTTATCGATGAAAGTTGTACCTTGTATGAGGCGATCTATGTCAGCGCCGGGACAAGGGGACTCCAGGTCAGCATAGCGCCGAGGGATCTGATACACATCACCTCATCGGATGTTGCCGATCTTGTGTGA
- a CDS encoding dipeptidase, which yields MKKNGALMLLFFGFCLIIGTLQVGPVSACSTVLAGKDATKDGSVLLGHNEDNGGVCNTLQWRVPRQYHSKGEVVHLKRGGTLAQVEMTYAYIWSENVGLEWSDGGINEFGVTVGSNWAGSRVQPEDAELTDGGIGYMLRHLILQRAGSAREGVEIATQLVSRFGYAHPGRSYQIADPKEAWVLHVIRGKHFVAERVPDDEVYFVPNVYVIHDVDFDDHENFIVSPGLKEYAIAHGWYEPSDAFDFAKIFADQESLVANSNTYRQRGAQFLLTGKEPVFLEGEWKLPFAVKPNRKIGVEDVAQILRYHYEGLSLSSNEGYLDGSPHGTGERKICVSNTNTSFIAQLRDGMPREIGCIYWLATGSPCTSVYVPWYLGMTTLPEQWHVAKETPFNTQGSFLDYHFEPTEYRLRFNADSAYYTFCALEYLIESNYKEEIGEVQKNWKAMEEREFALQPEIEATMLRLFDTDKELAMEYVTQYSTFVSLEALSKAHVMLNNVQTKYMTH from the coding sequence ATGAAAAAGAATGGTGCTTTGATGCTTCTGTTTTTCGGATTTTGTCTTATTATCGGAACCCTGCAGGTCGGGCCTGTTTCGGCTTGCTCAACCGTGCTTGCCGGAAAAGACGCGACGAAAGACGGTTCTGTGCTGCTGGGGCATAATGAGGACAATGGCGGGGTTTGCAACACGTTGCAATGGAGGGTTCCACGGCAGTACCATAGCAAAGGTGAGGTTGTTCATCTAAAACGCGGGGGAACCTTAGCTCAGGTGGAAATGACCTATGCCTATATATGGTCGGAAAATGTGGGGCTTGAATGGAGTGATGGCGGGATAAATGAGTTTGGGGTAACGGTCGGAAGTAATTGGGCAGGTTCGCGTGTTCAGCCTGAGGATGCGGAATTAACCGACGGCGGTATCGGGTACATGCTTCGGCACCTCATACTTCAACGGGCAGGATCGGCTCGCGAGGGTGTTGAGATAGCGACGCAACTTGTCAGTCGGTTCGGTTATGCACATCCCGGCCGTTCTTATCAGATTGCCGATCCCAAGGAAGCATGGGTCCTCCATGTCATACGGGGAAAGCACTTTGTTGCGGAACGGGTTCCGGATGATGAGGTGTATTTTGTTCCCAATGTGTATGTTATTCATGATGTGGATTTTGACGACCATGAAAATTTTATTGTCTCACCGGGATTAAAAGAGTATGCGATAGCCCACGGGTGGTACGAGCCGAGCGATGCCTTTGATTTTGCGAAGATCTTTGCGGATCAGGAAAGCCTGGTGGCCAATTCCAATACCTACCGCCAACGTGGCGCTCAATTTTTGTTGACCGGTAAGGAGCCTGTCTTTTTGGAAGGGGAATGGAAGCTTCCCTTTGCGGTTAAGCCGAATAGGAAGATAGGGGTTGAGGATGTGGCTCAAATTTTGCGGTATCATTATGAGGGTTTGTCGCTCTCTTCAAATGAAGGTTACCTGGACGGAAGTCCCCATGGGACTGGTGAACGAAAGATTTGCGTTTCCAACACAAACACCTCGTTTATTGCTCAGTTGCGGGACGGGATGCCCAGAGAGATCGGTTGTATTTATTGGCTGGCAACGGGTTCCCCCTGTACCTCTGTTTATGTCCCCTGGTATTTGGGCATGACGACACTTCCCGAACAGTGGCATGTGGCGAAGGAAACTCCTTTCAACACCCAAGGTTCTTTTCTCGATTATCATTTTGAGCCGACGGAATATCGGCTTCGATTTAATGCCGATTCCGCCTATTACACCTTTTGTGCCCTCGAATACCTGATTGAGAGCAACTATAAGGAGGAAATCGGCGAGGTACAAAAAAACTGGAAAGCAATGGAGGAGCGAGAATTTGCTTTGCAACCTGAGATCGAAGCGACGATGTTACGCCTGTTTGACACGGATAAAGAACTGGCTATGGAGTATGTGACGCAATACTCAACCTTCGTCTCTTTGGAAGCCTTGAGTAAGGCCCATGTGATGCTAAACAATGTACAGACAAAGTATATGACACATTAG